The following are encoded in a window of Roseimaritima ulvae genomic DNA:
- a CDS encoding GNAT family N-acetyltransferase: protein MKSDIGSRIMNSNAVRIRVSEDGDRERILAVHRNAFGDEEGPVIANLVEEMLADPTGKPIFSLIAERGGDLVGHVLFTSATLDSNDEVSAQILAPLAVTRDQHGQGTGSRMVKDGFAHLEEAGVELVFVLGYPDYYSRFGFAPAGARGFQAPYPILPKNADAWMVHELSPGAIKKYDGTVRCSKALDQPQYWQE, encoded by the coding sequence ATGAAATCAGATATTGGCTCACGCATCATGAATTCAAATGCCGTTCGTATACGCGTTTCTGAAGACGGGGATCGCGAGCGAATCCTCGCCGTCCATCGGAATGCCTTCGGCGACGAAGAAGGGCCGGTGATTGCAAACCTTGTCGAAGAAATGCTTGCTGATCCTACCGGCAAGCCGATCTTCTCACTTATCGCGGAACGTGGAGGCGATCTCGTCGGCCACGTGCTCTTCACGTCTGCGACTCTGGATTCAAACGACGAAGTCTCGGCCCAGATCCTTGCCCCACTAGCCGTCACTCGCGATCAACACGGCCAGGGCACAGGGAGTCGAATGGTCAAAGATGGGTTCGCCCACCTTGAGGAAGCTGGAGTCGAACTGGTCTTCGTCCTCGGCTACCCGGACTACTACTCAAGATTCGGATTCGCCCCGGCTGGAGCCCGTGGCTTCCAGGCCCCGTATCCAATTCTTCCCAAGAATGCTGACGCCTGGATGGTGCACGAGTTGTCGCCTGGGGCGATCAAGAAATACGACGGGACCGTTCGATGTTCCAAGGCACTGGACCAACCGCAGTATTGGCAAGAGTGA
- a CDS encoding SBBP repeat-containing protein, which translates to MPRSRFLLALTAFILVSHSLKGAEITFSTFLGGSEWEHARDVFVDDKRFVCVVGGTRSADFPTTENALQSKHDKTGNKIGSGGYCDAFVAKFDAEGKLVWSTLLGGPNYDRAYAVEVDGEGNVFVAGRAGPGFPVTKEAFQREKGKEREKGKGVLSGLCGGAVTISVLTDTNSCSNRHPRSRVSSTEKRGKGFYQGYHVPPGCSAPDNLPPGHPGEYCADMRPDPVMYPAANDDAGSTEEEGQSPL; encoded by the coding sequence ATGCCCCGATCTCGATTTCTATTGGCGTTAACCGCCTTCATTTTGGTGAGTCATTCGCTCAAAGGTGCCGAGATCACGTTCTCGACCTTCTTAGGCGGATCCGAGTGGGAGCATGCTCGCGATGTCTTCGTTGACGATAAAAGATTTGTCTGTGTGGTCGGCGGAACTCGGTCTGCTGACTTTCCGACCACCGAAAATGCTTTGCAATCCAAACACGATAAGACCGGCAACAAGATTGGGTCTGGCGGTTACTGCGATGCGTTTGTTGCCAAGTTCGACGCTGAGGGAAAACTCGTTTGGTCGACGTTGTTAGGCGGCCCCAACTACGACCGCGCCTACGCGGTGGAAGTGGATGGCGAGGGCAACGTCTTTGTGGCTGGTCGAGCTGGCCCCGGTTTTCCGGTGACTAAGGAAGCTTTTCAACGAGAAAAGGGGAAAGAACGAGAAAAGGGGAAAGGGGTTTTATCAGGGCTCTGTGGGGGCGCCGTGACCATTTCGGTGCTGACGGATACAAATAGTTGCTCGAATCGACATCCTCGCTCGCGGGTCTCTTCGACCGAGAAAAGGGGAAAGGGGTTTTATCAAGGCTATCACGTTCCGCCCGGTTGCTCCGCACCGGACAACCTGCCACCAGGCCATCCCGGCGAATATTGCGCTGACATGCGGCCCGATCCGGTCATGTATCCAGCCGCAAACGACGATGCTGGGTCAACAGAGGAGGAAGGGCAATCGCCGTTGTGA